One Saccharomyces mikatae IFO 1815 strain IFO1815 genome assembly, chromosome: 16 genomic region harbors:
- the SLI1 gene encoding N-acetyltransferase (similar to Saccharomyces cerevisiae SLI1 (YGR212W)), translated as MKVRLSAIEGYFFHRSKLNLHSCFYVGVKLNKLPDTRHLITALKYTLTQHERLTCNVFYDESENEYFLQNIDKPFKFGDIVEYHHNWNHLTEVEINYIFQNYNFSYSEHKPLWKLLIIPNQNQMLLLTDHVLMDGISAVHVWETFMEGLQEQQLRENETVYSPVLSPLNEEFILAPVYGDWPIPWNWHVIRQLASRLYYWFPQIIVSNNKSLIQFANYTFPKDLLEDNPINESHTYKVKNTNCHWEFQLSPAHLKTILQECKIHNTSLTSLLGALVCKSFEETAVHDYTGSFLKIELPMNTRSSCKQILKLPSNDELAVGNLIAAIEFKHKLHRGLGIWDISAQIQETIKSSTKDKVIDRVNEVKLLEVISSQQFIEDRINFNNGPSSTFEITNLGFQDFKNACNTSLRFHIKDAIFNEPQSISSIFTLSVISTPANGLHCCISYPNTLAKELKPNWQYMKEYLNL; from the coding sequence ATGAAGGTTCGATTGTCCGCTATTGAGGgttacttttttcatcgaAGCAAACTAAATCTTCATTCTTGTTTTTATGTGGGAGTCAAACTCAATAAATTACCTGACACACGTCATCTGATAACAGCTCTTAAATACACACTCACCCAACATGAACGTTTGACATGTAATGTGTTTTATGACGAATCTGAGAATGAATATTTCCTACAGAACATTGACAAACCATTCAAATTTGGTGATATTGTAGAATACCATCACAATTGGAACCATCTAACGGAGGTCGAGATAAACTACATCTTTCAAAACTATAACTTTTCCTATAGTGAACACAAACCTTTATGGAAGCTGCTGATTATTCCTAATCAAAACCAAATGTTATTGTTGACGGATCATGTTCTCATGGATGGCATATCCGCTGTCCATGTATGGGAAACGTTTATGGAGGGTTTACAAGAGCAACAGCTGAGGGAAAACGAAACTGTTTATTCCCCTGTATTAAGTCCTTTGAACGAAGAATTTATATTAGCCCCTGTATACGGTGATTGGCCCATACCTTGGAATTGGCATGTAATACGTCAATTAGCCAGCAGACTATATTATTGGTTTCCTCAAATAATTGTATCCAACAATAAGAGCTTAATACAGTTTGCGAACTacacttttccaaaagacCTGCTGGAGGACAACCCAATTAATGAGAGTCACACatataaagtaaaaaacACTAACTGTCATTGGGAATTTCAATTATCTCCAGCACACCTCAAAACGATTTTGCAAGAATGCAAGATCCATAATACCTCCTTAACGTCCCTTCTAGGAGCCTTAGTATGTAAGagttttgaagaaacagCTGTACATGATTATACAGggtcatttttgaaaatcgAGTTGCCAATgaatactagaagttcttgTAAACAAATCTTAAAATTACCTTCAAATGACGAATTAGCTGTAGGAAATTTAATCGCAGCTATAGAGTTCAAGCATAAACTGCACCGAGGCCTTGGAATATGGGATATCTCGGCTCAAATCCAAGAAACTATAAAAAGCAGTACTAAGGATAAAGTAATAGATAGAGTTAATGAAGTTAAGTTACTAGAGGTTATCTCTTCCCAGcaatttattgaagatagAATAAACTTCAACAACGGACCCTCTTCTACATTTGAAATAACAAACTTAGGATTTCAAGACTTTAAGAATGCATGCAATACCAGTTTGCGATTCCATATAAAGGATGCCATATTCAATGAGCCACAAAGtatatcttcaatttttacGTTAAGTGTGATTTCTACCCCTGCTAACGGGCTCCATTGTTGCATCAGTTATCCCAATACTCTTGCTAAAGAACTAAAACCTAATTGGCAATATATGAAAGAGTACTTAAATTTATAG
- the SMKI16G0550 gene encoding uncharacterized protein (similar to Saccharomyces cerevisiae YGR210C; ancestral locus Anc_5.121), which produces MPRDPLIGIVGKPSSGKSTTLNSLTDAGAAVGAFPFTTIEPNQATGYLQVECACSRFGKEDLCKPNYGWCSNGKRHIPIKLLDVAGLVPGAHSGRGLGNKFLDDLRHADALIHVVDVSGTTDAEGKNTRGYDPLNDIEWLQDEIRLWVEGNLKKRWGSIVRKHTATKSSIVDTLQAQFGGYGSHAPMIQKALDRLKGLPPLEKWDDEWITRVVKSFMVEKFPTVLALNKIDHPDADKNVSKIMLKYPDTKAVLTSAVTEVFLRKLKKQGFILYDEGTEFVDTYEDEPEKLKPLDDKLLNRIENIRDLVLYRFGSTGVVQVLQAATDILGLIPVYTVKNIQTFTGGNGTNVFRDCFLVKRGTPVGKVARYIMGGEVTIASIETVGGVRVSEESLVEPGKNDILGFKIAPRSA; this is translated from the coding sequence ATGCCTAGAGATCCATTGATTGGTATTGTGGGTAAGCCATCTTCTGGTAAATCCACCACGTTAAATTCTTTGACTGATGCAGGTGCGGCAGTAGGAGCGTTCCCCTTTACTACTATCGAACCTAATCAGGCCACTGGCTACTTGCAAGTTGAGTGTGCTTGTTCCAGATTCGGTAAGGAGGATCTTTGTAAACCTAACTACGGTTGGTGTAGCAATGGTAAGAGGCATATCCCCATCAAACTGTTGGACGTAGCGGGGCTTGTTCCTGGAGCGCATTCTGGGCGGGGACTTGGAAATAAATTCTTGGATGATTTGAGACACGCAGATGCTCTGATCCACGTGGTGGACGTTAGTGGGACGACAGACGCAGAGGGAAAGAATACAAGAGGTTATGATCCATTGAACGATATAGAATGGTTGCAAGATGAGATCAGGCTATGGGTCGAAGGGAAcctgaagaaaagatggGGGTCCATTGTGCGTAAACATACGGCAACGAAATCCAGCATAGTGGACACACTGCAAGCGCAATTCGGTGGGTATGGTTCGCATGCGCCCATGATCCAAAAAGCACTGGACAGATTGAAGGGATTACCACCTTTGGAAAAATGGGATGACGAATGGATCACTCGAGTGGTCAAGTCCTTTATGGTGGAAAAATTCCCCACAGTATTAGCGCTTAACAAGATCGACCACCCAGACGCTGATAAGAACGTTTCTAAAATCATGTTAAAGTATCCTGACACCAAAGCTGTGCTGACCAGCGCGGTGACAGAAGTGTTTTTgaggaaattgaaaaagcaaGGTTTCATACTATATGATGAGGGCACAGAGTTCGTTGACACGTATGAGGACGAACCAGAAAAACTGAAGCCACTGGATGACAAACTTCTCAATAGAATTGAGAATATAAGAGACCTGGTCCTGTATAGGTTCGGATCTACGGGTGTTGTTCAGGTGCTGCAAGCGGCTACAGACATTCTTGGACTGATACCGGTGTACACTGTGAAGAACATCCAGACTTTCACCGGAGGCAATGGAACCAACGTGTTTAGAGACTGTTTCTTGGTTAAAAGAGGAACCCCTGTTGGTAAAGTCGCCAGGTACATTATGGGTGGCGAGGTAACCATTGCAAGCATCGAAACTGTTGGTGGCGTAAGAGTTAGTGAAGAAAGTCTTGTTGAGCCCGGTAAAAATGATATACTCGGTTTCAAGATTGCTCCAAGATCAGCATAA
- the ZPR1 gene encoding zinc finger-containing protein ZPR1 (similar to Saccharomyces cerevisiae ZPR1 (YGR211W); ancestral locus Anc_5.120) — MSEQKQDLFKPVGEAAAEIENETVADHSEANDGVKLTGAEDAMGHPVQEVESLCMNCGKNGTTRLLLTSIPYFREIIIMSFECPHCGFKNCEIQPASQIQEKGSRYILKVECREDFNRQVIKSETATCKFVELDIEIPAKRGQLTTVEGLLSEMIDDLSQDQKMRKSIDENLYNKIDDFIKKVKSYINCEPNTIPVTFVLDDPAGNSWIEYKPGEPQHKWSHTQYVRTDEQNVQVGIITRDQLEQRRQEQLKQLANRERNPSESVKVGSANPQFLSDATDIENFNNEVQTFRASCPSCTQECETHMKPVNIPHFKEVIIMSTVCDHCGYKSNEVKTGGAIPDKGRRITLYCDDAADLSRDILKSETCSMVIPELHLDIQEGTLGGRFTTLEGLLRQVYEELESRIFTQTSDSMDEATKSRWIDFFAKLKEAIAGKVKFTVVMEDPLAGSYIQNVYAPDPDPNMTIEDYERTKEQNEDLGLSDIKVE, encoded by the coding sequence ATGAGCGAACAAAAGCAAGACCTGTTCAAACCAGTAGGTGAAGCTGCTGCAgagattgaaaatgaaaccGTAGCTGACCACAGCGAAGCTAACGACGGTGTTAAGTTGACCGGTGCAGAAGACGCTATGGGCCACCCAGTACAGGAGGTCGAGTCTCTTTGCATGAACTGTGGCAAAAACGGTACAACGAGACTTTTGCTGACTTCTATTCCATATTTCAGagaaatcatcatcatgtCTTTCGAGTGCCCACATTGTGGGTTTAAGAACTGTGAGATTCAACCAGCCTCCCAAATCCAAGAGAAGGGTTCCCGTTACATTCTGAAAGTAGAGTGTCGTGAAGATTTTAACAGACAAGTTATCAAGTCAGAAACTGCCACTTGTAAATTTGTCGAACTAGACATTGAAATTCCTGCCAAACGAGGCCAACTTACCACAGTAGAAGGTTTGTTATCAGAGATGATCGACGATTTATCGCAAGACCAAAAGATGAGAAAATCTATAGACGAGAATCTTTACAACAAGATCGATGactttataaaaaaagttaaatcGTACATCAACTGTGAACCCAACACTATACCTGTAACATTTGTTTTGGATGACCCTGCCGGAAATTCCTGGATTGAATACAAACCTGGCGAGCCTCAGCACAAATGGTCTCATACCCAATACGTAAGAACTGATGAACAAAACGTTCAAGTCGGTATTATCACGAGAGACCAGCTGGAACAACGTCGCCAAGAACAACTCAAGCAATTGGCCAATCGTGAAAGAAACCCATCTGAATCGGTTAAAGTTGGCTCAGCCAATCCTCAGTTTTTATCAGATGCCACAGACATCGAAAACTTCAATAACGAAGTGCAAACATTCAGAGCTTCTTGTCCATCATGCACCCAAGAGTGCGAAACTCATATGAAGCCGGTAAACATTCCACATTTCAAAGAAGTTATCATTATGTCTACGGTTTGCGATCACTGTGGTTACAAGTCTAATGAGGTGAAGACAGGTGGTGCTATTCCAGACAAGGGGAGAAGAATCACCCTTTACTGTGATGATGCAGCCGATCTATCCCGTGATATTTTGAAGTCTGAAACATGTAGTATGGTTATCCCTGAATTGCATCTTGATATTCAAGAGGGCACATTGGGTGGTAGATTCACCACTTTGGAAGGCCTATTAAGACAAGTTTACGAAGAATTGGAGTCGCGTATTTTCACCCAAACTTCGGATTCCATGGATGAAGCAACGAAGAGCCGTTggatagatttttttgccaAGCTAAAGGAGGCCATTGCTGGAAAAGTCAAATTTACAGTGGTTATGGAGGATCCATTAGCTGGTTCGTACATACAAAATGTCTACGCCCCTGATCCAGATCCGAATATGACTATTGAAGATTACGAAAGGACAAAGgaacaaaatgaagacCTCGGATTGTCCGATATAAAGGTAGAGTAA